One genomic window of Elaeis guineensis isolate ETL-2024a chromosome 2, EG11, whole genome shotgun sequence includes the following:
- the LOC105061479 gene encoding transcription factor bHLH18, translating to MSSPYVSNSSEILGMDESNLIYECDMTSFNQFTPQRVAPALVGGFQQPLSSESYTSYPPFHPAETPSLVGFIERPKKMQKINSWNSRTTEQNQTLVPHASSADSLLFHNPNSPNDVFGRAAASQEEMRALVSNGSAQNYETLAQQGSKMTNMGSMLSQAQEHIIAERKRREKLSQRFIALSAVIPGLKKKDKASVLGDAVKYVKELEARVKTLEDQNAKRTVESMVLVKKSKLSADADGSSSSGCPAEKPLPEIEAMLSEKTVLIRIHCDNHKGVLGRLVSEIEKVHLTVTNASVMPFPSSSIHITLTAKASS from the exons ATGTCTAGCCCCTACGTTTCAAACAGCTCTGAGATTTTG GGAATGGATGAGTCTAACCTCATTTACGAATGTGACATGACCTCATTCAATCAATTTACTCCACAACGAGTAGCTCCAGCACTTGTGGGAGGATTCCAGCAACCCCTCTCCTCAGAAAGCTATACGTCTTACCCTCCCTTCCATCCGGCGGAGACTCCCTCTCTGGTAGGCTTTATAGAAAGACCGAAAAAGATGCAAAAGATCAATAGCTGGAACTCTCGTACCACCGAGCAGAATCAAACTTTGGTCCCCCATGCCTCTTCGGCGGACTCTCTTTTGTTTCACAATCCAAATTCACCCAATGATGTATTTGGAAGAGCTGCAGCATCACAAGAAGAGATGAGAGCTTTAGTTTCCAATGGTTCAGCACAAAATTATGAAACGCTTGCTCAACAGGGATCAAAGATGACAAACATGGGATCAATGCTATCTCAAGCTCAAGAGCACATAATCGCAGAGAGAAAGCGGAGGGAGAAACTCAGccagagatttatagcactttctGCAGTAATCCCTGGTCTTAAGAAG AAGGACAAGGCTTCTGTTCTTGGAGACGCAGTCAAGTATGTTAAAGAACTCGAAGCAAGGGTGAAGACCCTCGAAGACCAGAATGCAAAGAGGACTGTCGAGTCCATGGTCCTCGTCAAGAAGTCTAAGCTCTCTGCTGATGCTGATGGTTCATCCTCCAGTGGGTGTCCGGCAGAAAAGCCTCTTCCTGAGATTGAAGCGATGCTTTCCGAGAAGACAGTCCTCATAAGGATCCACTGCGATAACCACAAAGGAGTATTAGGGAGGCTGGTCTCCGAGATTGAGAAGGTCCATCTCACAGTCACTAATGCTAGCGTCATGCCCTTCCCCAGCTCCTCTATCCATATAACACTGACTGCAAAGGCAAGTTCTTAG